Proteins encoded within one genomic window of Bacillus thuringiensis:
- the ispF gene encoding 2-C-methyl-D-erythritol 2,4-cyclodiphosphate synthase produces the protein MFRIGQGFDVHEFAEGRPLIIGGITIPHEKGLIGHSDADVLLHTIADACLGAIAAGDIGKHFPDTDPAFKDADSAVLLQKVWEFVREQGYELGNLDCTIIAQKPKMAPHIESMRKRISELLETSIDNINVKATTTEKLGFTGREEGIASQAVVLLQKK, from the coding sequence ATGTTTCGAATTGGACAAGGTTTTGACGTACATGAATTTGCGGAAGGTAGACCGTTAATTATCGGTGGAATTACAATTCCTCATGAGAAAGGATTGATCGGTCACTCGGATGCAGATGTATTATTACATACGATCGCAGACGCATGTTTAGGTGCAATTGCGGCAGGTGATATTGGAAAACATTTCCCTGATACAGACCCTGCCTTTAAAGACGCGGATTCAGCTGTGTTGTTACAGAAGGTTTGGGAATTTGTACGTGAACAAGGTTATGAGCTAGGGAACCTAGATTGTACAATTATCGCCCAAAAGCCGAAAATGGCACCACATATTGAAAGTATGCGTAAACGCATTAGCGAACTATTAGAAACGTCTATTGATAATATCAATGTAAAGGCAACGACAACAGAAAAATTAGGATTTACAGGTAGGGAAGAAGGAATTGCTTCTCAAGCAGTTGTTTTATTACAGAAAAAATAA
- the cysE gene encoding serine O-acetyltransferase, with product MFKRLREDIEVVFEQDPAARSYFEVILTYSGLHAVWAHRIAHAFYKKNFFFIARWISQVSRFFTGIEIHPGATIGRRFFIDHGMGVVIGETCEIGDNVTIYQGVTLGGTGKEKGKRHPTIQDNVLIATGAKVLGSITVGENSKIGAGSVVLKEVPAHSTVVGIPGRVVIQNGVKIGQELNHSDLPDPIFDKLKVMEVELDKLKKQLEVKVERKDKNDYSHL from the coding sequence ATGTTTAAGAGGCTTCGGGAAGATATTGAAGTCGTTTTTGAACAGGATCCAGCGGCAAGAAGTTATTTCGAAGTCATTTTGACTTACTCTGGATTACATGCAGTTTGGGCTCATCGAATTGCACATGCTTTTTATAAAAAGAATTTCTTCTTTATTGCACGTTGGATCTCGCAGGTTAGTCGTTTCTTTACTGGCATTGAGATTCATCCAGGAGCAACAATTGGTCGTCGTTTTTTCATAGACCATGGAATGGGGGTTGTAATTGGAGAAACGTGTGAAATTGGTGATAATGTAACGATCTATCAAGGAGTTACATTAGGTGGTACAGGTAAAGAAAAGGGAAAGAGGCACCCTACAATTCAGGATAATGTATTAATTGCAACGGGTGCTAAAGTACTAGGTTCTATTACAGTTGGAGAGAATTCTAAAATTGGAGCAGGGTCTGTCGTATTAAAAGAAGTCCCTGCACATTCTACAGTTGTAGGTATACCTGGCCGAGTCGTTATTCAAAATGGAGTAAAGATCGGTCAAGAATTAAACCATTCTGACCTTCCAGACCCAATTTTTGATAAATTAAAGGTCATGGAAGTAGAACTTGATAAATTGAAAAAACAACTTGAAGTAAAGGTAGAAAGGAAGGATAAAAATGACTATTCACATTTATAA
- a CDS encoding NYN domain-containing protein, producing MNDILIVDGYNIIGAWGDLKKLRDVDLQSSRDALIDKMADYQGYTGTKVMIVFDAYTVQGIEKKMKQSRVEVIFTRKNQTADEKIEQLAIELRNINTQIYVATSDYTEQWVIFAQGALRKSARELELEVQAMEQQVRRRTQDTKEKQPAMRKIFSKDITEKLEKLRRGER from the coding sequence ATGAACGATATTTTAATCGTTGACGGTTACAACATTATTGGAGCTTGGGGAGATTTGAAGAAACTACGGGATGTAGATTTGCAATCATCAAGAGATGCACTGATTGATAAGATGGCGGATTACCAAGGTTATACAGGTACCAAGGTAATGATAGTCTTTGATGCTTATACAGTCCAAGGTATTGAAAAAAAGATGAAACAATCGCGTGTAGAAGTCATATTCACGAGGAAAAATCAAACTGCGGATGAAAAGATAGAGCAACTTGCGATTGAGCTTAGAAATATAAATACGCAAATATATGTTGCGACTTCTGATTATACGGAACAATGGGTTATATTTGCGCAAGGTGCCCTTCGGAAATCTGCACGTGAATTAGAGTTGGAAGTACAAGCGATGGAGCAACAAGTAAGAAGGCGTACACAAGACACAAAAGAAAAACAACCTGCCATGCGAAAGATATTTAGTAAAGATATTACAGAAAAGTTAGAAAAATTAAGAAGAGGAGAGCGTTGA
- a CDS encoding Mini-ribonuclease 3: MIDAKQLNSLALAYMGDAVYEQYIRYHLLQKGKVRPNQLHRLGTSFVSAKAQAKVVYHLLETAFLTEEEEAVLRRGRNANSGTVPKNTDVQTYRYSTAFEALIGYHHLLNNRERLDEIVYKAIAVLEEKEGSTSS, encoded by the coding sequence ATGATCGATGCAAAGCAATTAAACAGCTTAGCGTTAGCATATATGGGTGATGCGGTATATGAACAATATATCCGCTATCACCTACTTCAAAAAGGGAAAGTTCGTCCTAATCAATTGCATAGATTAGGGACGAGCTTCGTTTCGGCAAAAGCACAGGCAAAAGTTGTTTATCATTTATTAGAGACAGCATTTTTAACTGAGGAAGAAGAAGCGGTACTAAGAAGAGGGCGTAATGCAAACTCAGGTACTGTTCCGAAAAATACGGATGTACAAACATATCGATATAGTACAGCCTTTGAAGCGCTAATTGGCTATCATCACTTATTAAATAATCGTGAAAGATTAGACGAAATTGTGTATAAGGCAATTGCTGTTTTAGAAGAAAAGGAAGGGAGCACATCATCATGA
- the cysS gene encoding cysteine--tRNA ligase, which translates to MTIHIYNTLTRQKEEFTPLEENKVKMYVCGPTVYNYIHIGNARPPMVFDTVRRYLEYKGYDVQYVSNFTDVDDKLIKAANELGEDVPTIADRFVEAYFEDVTALGCKHATVHPRVTENMDIIIEFIQELVNKGYAYESEGDVYFRTKEFEGYGKLSHQPIADLRHGARIEVGEKKQDPLDFALWKAAKEGEIFWESPWGKGRPGWHIECSAMARKYLGDTIDIHAGGQDLAFPHHENEIAQSEALTGKTFARYWMHNGYININNEKMSKSLGNFILVHDIIKQYDPQLIRFFMLSVHYRHPINFSEELLQSTNNGLERIKTAYGNLKHRMESSTDLTDHNEKWLAELEKFQTAFEEAMNDDFNTANAITELYNVANHANQYLLEEHTSKVVIEAYVKQLETLFDILGLELAQDELLDEEIEALIQKRIEARKNRDFALSDKIRDDLKDRNIILEDTAQGTRWKRG; encoded by the coding sequence ATGACTATTCACATTTATAATACGTTAACACGTCAAAAGGAAGAGTTTACTCCATTAGAAGAAAATAAGGTAAAGATGTATGTATGTGGACCTACAGTTTATAACTATATTCACATTGGGAATGCAAGACCACCTATGGTATTTGATACGGTACGCCGTTATTTAGAATATAAAGGGTATGATGTGCAGTACGTATCTAACTTTACTGACGTAGATGATAAATTAATTAAAGCAGCAAATGAATTAGGTGAAGATGTGCCGACAATTGCTGACCGTTTCGTTGAAGCATACTTTGAAGATGTAACAGCACTAGGTTGCAAACATGCAACAGTTCATCCTCGTGTAACGGAAAATATGGATATCATTATTGAATTTATTCAAGAACTTGTGAATAAAGGATATGCATATGAATCAGAAGGTGATGTGTACTTTAGAACGAAGGAATTCGAAGGGTACGGTAAATTATCGCATCAACCAATCGCAGACTTACGTCATGGTGCGCGTATTGAAGTAGGAGAAAAGAAACAAGACCCCCTTGATTTTGCTTTATGGAAAGCTGCGAAAGAAGGAGAAATCTTCTGGGAAAGCCCTTGGGGTAAAGGTCGTCCAGGCTGGCATATTGAATGCTCGGCAATGGCGCGTAAATACTTAGGAGATACCATCGATATTCACGCTGGTGGCCAAGACTTGGCATTTCCTCATCATGAGAATGAAATCGCGCAGTCTGAGGCGTTAACAGGAAAAACATTTGCACGTTATTGGATGCACAATGGATATATTAATATTAATAATGAGAAGATGTCTAAGTCACTTGGGAACTTCATTTTGGTTCACGATATCATTAAGCAATATGATCCGCAGTTAATTAGATTCTTTATGCTATCAGTACATTACCGTCACCCAATTAATTTTAGTGAAGAGTTATTACAAAGCACAAATAACGGGCTGGAAAGAATTAAAACGGCTTATGGTAACTTAAAACACCGTATGGAAAGTAGTACGGATTTAACAGATCATAATGAGAAGTGGTTAGCTGAGCTGGAAAAATTCCAGACTGCATTTGAAGAAGCGATGAATGATGACTTCAACACTGCTAATGCAATCACTGAATTATATAATGTAGCAAATCATGCAAATCAATATTTACTGGAAGAGCATACGTCTAAAGTGGTAATTGAAGCATATGTAAAACAACTTGAAACGTTATTTGATATTCTAGGGTTAGAATTAGCGCAAGACGAGTTACTTGATGAAGAAATTGAGGCACTTATTCAAAAACGCATTGAAGCTCGTAAAAATCGTGATTTTGCATTATCAGATAAAATTCGCGATGATTTAAAAGACCGTAATATTATTCTAGAAGATACCGCTCAAGGTACAAGATGGAAAAGAGGATAA
- the rpmG gene encoding 50S ribosomal protein L33, producing the protein MRKKVVLSCEECKNRNYSTMKDTSSVERLEIKKFCKTCNQHTVHKETK; encoded by the coding sequence ATGAGGAAAAAAGTTGTACTCTCATGTGAAGAGTGTAAAAATCGAAACTACTCTACGATGAAAGATACGAGCTCGGTAGAGCGACTTGAAATAAAGAAATTCTGTAAAACATGCAATCAGCATACAGTTCACAAGGAAACAAAATAA
- the nusG gene encoding transcription termination/antitermination protein NusG, protein MEKSWYVVHTYSGYENKVKANLEKRVESMGMQDKIFRVVVPEEVEVEMKNGKEKLMKRKVFPGYVLVELIMTDDSWYVVRNTPGVTGFVGSSGSGSKPSPLLEEEVVTIMKHMGMDNEVVDFDFELHETVRVNEGPFADYTGAIEEIDVEKKKVSVLVDMFGRETPVELDFHQIEKL, encoded by the coding sequence ATGGAAAAAAGTTGGTATGTTGTCCATACTTATTCTGGATATGAAAATAAAGTAAAAGCAAACCTAGAGAAACGTGTAGAATCAATGGGTATGCAAGATAAAATTTTCCGTGTTGTTGTCCCGGAAGAAGTAGAAGTAGAAATGAAAAACGGTAAAGAAAAATTAATGAAAAGAAAAGTGTTCCCAGGTTATGTATTAGTAGAATTAATCATGACTGATGACTCTTGGTATGTTGTACGTAACACGCCAGGTGTAACTGGGTTCGTTGGTTCTTCTGGTTCTGGATCTAAACCATCACCTCTATTAGAAGAGGAAGTTGTTACCATTATGAAACATATGGGAATGGACAACGAAGTGGTTGATTTCGACTTTGAACTTCATGAGACAGTACGTGTAAATGAGGGACCATTCGCAGATTATACAGGTGCTATCGAAGAAATTGATGTAGAGAAGAAAAAGGTTAGCGTGCTTGTGGACATGTTTGGTCGCGAGACTCCAGTTGAACTTGACTTCCATCAAATTGAAAAATTATAA
- the gltX gene encoding glutamate--tRNA ligase codes for MEKQVRVRYAPSPTGHLHIGNARTALFNYLFARHQDGKFIIRIEDTDVKRNVAGGEESQLKYLKWLGMDWDEGVDVGGEFGPYRQTERLDMYKKLYEDLLERGLAYKCYMTEEELEAEREGQIARGETPRYAGNHRDLTEAQVKEFEAEGRIPSIRFRVPADRDYTFKDIVKDEVAFHSNDFGDFVIVKKDGIPTYNFAVAVDDHLMEITHVLRGDDHISNTPKQMMIYEAFGWDIPQFGHMTLIVNESRKKLSKRDESIIQFIEQYKELGYLPEAIFNFIALLGWSPVGEEEIFSQEEFIKMFDAARLSKSPALFDSQKLKWMNNQYMKKQDLDTVVELSLPHLVKAGRIGETLSEQEQAWIRDVIALYHEQMSFGAEIVELSEMFFKDHVDYEEEGQEVLKGEQVPEVLRAFAGQVEALEAMEPAAIKAAIKAVQKETGHKGKNLFMPIRVATTGQTHGPELPNAIVLLGKEKVLNRLQKVIG; via the coding sequence ATGGAAAAGCAAGTGAGAGTGCGCTATGCGCCAAGTCCAACAGGACACTTACATATCGGAAATGCGCGTACGGCATTATTTAATTATTTATTTGCTCGTCATCAAGATGGTAAGTTTATTATTCGTATTGAAGATACTGATGTAAAACGTAATGTTGCTGGTGGAGAAGAAAGCCAATTAAAATACTTGAAATGGCTCGGTATGGACTGGGATGAAGGTGTTGATGTTGGTGGTGAATTTGGACCATATCGTCAAACAGAGCGTTTAGATATGTATAAAAAATTATATGAAGATTTATTAGAGCGTGGTTTAGCTTACAAATGTTATATGACAGAAGAAGAGCTAGAAGCGGAACGCGAAGGGCAAATCGCTCGTGGTGAAACACCTCGTTACGCAGGTAACCACCGTGATTTAACTGAAGCACAAGTGAAAGAATTTGAAGCTGAGGGACGTATTCCGAGTATTCGTTTCCGTGTACCAGCTGACCGTGATTACACATTTAAAGATATTGTAAAAGATGAAGTTGCATTCCATTCAAATGATTTCGGTGATTTCGTTATCGTGAAAAAAGATGGAATTCCAACTTATAACTTTGCGGTAGCAGTAGATGATCACTTAATGGAAATTACACACGTACTTCGTGGTGATGATCATATTTCAAACACGCCAAAACAAATGATGATTTATGAAGCTTTCGGTTGGGATATTCCGCAATTCGGTCATATGACTTTAATTGTAAATGAAAGCCGTAAAAAATTAAGTAAGCGTGATGAATCTATTATTCAATTTATTGAGCAATATAAAGAGCTTGGATATCTTCCAGAAGCAATCTTTAACTTTATTGCACTACTAGGTTGGTCGCCAGTAGGAGAAGAAGAAATCTTCTCTCAAGAAGAGTTTATCAAAATGTTCGATGCAGCTCGTTTATCAAAATCACCTGCATTATTTGATTCTCAAAAACTAAAATGGATGAACAACCAATATATGAAAAAGCAAGATTTAGATACGGTGGTAGAATTAAGCTTACCGCATCTAGTGAAAGCTGGACGTATAGGTGAAACTTTAAGTGAACAAGAACAAGCTTGGATTCGTGATGTAATTGCGTTATATCATGAACAAATGAGTTTTGGAGCTGAAATTGTAGAGCTTTCTGAAATGTTCTTCAAAGATCATGTTGATTATGAAGAAGAAGGACAAGAAGTATTAAAAGGTGAACAAGTACCAGAAGTACTTCGTGCATTTGCCGGTCAAGTAGAAGCACTAGAAGCGATGGAACCAGCAGCAATTAAGGCGGCTATTAAAGCGGTCCAAAAGGAAACAGGTCATAAAGGTAAAAACTTATTTATGCCAATCCGTGTTGCAACTACTGGTCAAACACATGGCCCAGAACTTCCTAATGCTATTGTACTTCTTGGAAAAGAGAAAGTTTTAAATCGTCTTCAAAAAGTAATTGGTTAA
- the secE gene encoding preprotein translocase subunit SecE has product MRLTNFFGDVGREMKKVSWPKKDELLRSTATVIATVVFFAIFFAVVDMGISSLIRLILG; this is encoded by the coding sequence ATGCGTTTAACGAACTTTTTCGGCGATGTAGGTCGCGAAATGAAAAAAGTAAGTTGGCCTAAAAAAGATGAATTACTCCGTTCAACAGCGACTGTTATCGCTACAGTTGTCTTCTTTGCGATTTTCTTCGCAGTGGTTGATATGGGCATTTCTTCTTTAATTCGGTTAATTCTTGGTTAA
- the ispD gene encoding 2-C-methyl-D-erythritol 4-phosphate cytidylyltransferase yields the protein MYTLIIPAAGQGKRMGAGKNKLFLLINEVPIIVHTLRAFEKDKECKNIIMAINEEERPYFEELMQKYPVEKPVQFIQGGAERQDSVYNAIQHTSDVKYVLVHDGARPFVTNKVIQDVLTAAEKYGASICAVPVKDTVKKVQQDVVVETVERSQLKAVQTPQGFSVSLLLEAHRSAKQSCFLGTDDASLVERIGKQVGVVEGSYYNIKVTTPEDLLIAESFLHIQKK from the coding sequence ATGTATACATTAATTATTCCAGCAGCTGGTCAAGGAAAGCGAATGGGTGCTGGCAAAAATAAGTTGTTTTTACTTATTAATGAAGTACCGATTATTGTGCATACGTTACGTGCTTTTGAAAAGGATAAAGAATGTAAAAATATTATCATGGCAATTAACGAAGAAGAGCGCCCATATTTTGAAGAGCTAATGCAGAAGTATCCGGTTGAAAAGCCGGTACAATTTATTCAGGGTGGAGCCGAAAGACAAGATAGTGTGTATAACGCAATTCAGCATACGAGTGATGTTAAGTATGTTCTTGTACATGACGGTGCGCGCCCGTTCGTAACAAATAAAGTGATCCAAGATGTATTAACTGCAGCAGAAAAATATGGAGCTTCCATTTGTGCGGTGCCAGTGAAAGATACCGTTAAGAAAGTACAGCAGGATGTTGTTGTCGAAACGGTAGAAAGATCTCAGCTTAAAGCTGTACAAACACCACAAGGTTTCTCTGTTTCTCTTTTGCTAGAAGCACATAGAAGTGCGAAGCAGAGTTGTTTCCTTGGTACAGATGATGCAAGTCTCGTGGAACGTATTGGGAAGCAAGTAGGTGTAGTAGAGGGGAGTTACTATAATATTAAAGTGACGACTCCAGAGGATTTACTAATTGCTGAAAGCTTTCTTCACATTCAAAAGAAATGA
- a CDS encoding PIN/TRAM domain-containing protein, producing MLKRIVQLFFLVIGGALGIYLIPKVINVLDIGAVPLLEGSYVRAIIGAIILFLTTFWLVDYIVQLIKHIEEALVKAPVADVLFGTLGLISGLIVAYLILIPIREFTIPVISTVLQVFFTLLLGYLGFQVGFKKRNELLGLFTLPQRGKKKNNNSEHEETETEVEESTTHWKILDTSVIIDGRIADICQTKFLEGTIVIPQFVLEELQHIADSSDALKRNRGRRGLDILNRIQKEMPIPVEIYEGDFDDIQEVDSKLVKLAKITGGTVVTNDFNLNKVSELQGVTVLNINDLANAIKPVVLPGEELSVYVVKDGKEQNQGVAYLDDGTMIVVEDGREYVGSQLNVLVTSVLQTSAGRMIFAKRKLLEKAL from the coding sequence ATGTTAAAACGGATTGTACAGCTCTTCTTTCTAGTAATTGGTGGAGCGTTAGGGATTTACTTAATCCCAAAAGTTATTAATGTATTAGACATCGGTGCCGTTCCTTTATTGGAAGGATCATATGTTCGAGCAATTATTGGTGCAATTATTTTATTTTTAACAACATTTTGGCTTGTAGATTATATCGTTCAACTTATTAAGCATATTGAAGAGGCTCTTGTAAAGGCGCCTGTAGCAGATGTTTTATTTGGTACATTAGGATTAATCTCTGGTCTTATTGTTGCATATTTAATTTTAATACCAATTCGTGAATTTACAATTCCAGTTATTAGTACAGTGTTGCAAGTTTTCTTTACTCTTTTACTTGGATATTTAGGATTCCAAGTAGGGTTTAAAAAGAGGAATGAATTGCTAGGATTATTTACATTACCACAACGTGGGAAGAAGAAAAATAATAATAGCGAGCATGAAGAAACTGAAACTGAGGTAGAAGAATCTACAACTCATTGGAAAATTCTCGATACGAGTGTAATTATCGATGGACGTATTGCTGATATTTGCCAAACAAAGTTTTTAGAAGGAACAATTGTGATTCCACAATTCGTGTTAGAAGAACTTCAGCACATTGCTGATTCGTCTGATGCTTTAAAGCGTAATCGTGGTCGTAGAGGATTAGACATTTTAAATCGTATTCAAAAAGAGATGCCGATTCCGGTAGAAATTTATGAAGGTGATTTCGATGATATTCAAGAAGTGGATAGCAAGCTTGTAAAGTTGGCGAAAATCACTGGTGGAACGGTAGTAACAAATGATTTTAACTTAAATAAAGTCTCTGAATTACAAGGGGTAACGGTGTTAAACATTAACGATTTAGCTAATGCAATTAAACCTGTTGTACTCCCAGGTGAAGAACTAAGCGTTTATGTTGTAAAAGATGGAAAAGAACAAAATCAAGGTGTTGCATATTTAGATGATGGCACGATGATTGTAGTAGAAGATGGTAGAGAATACGTAGGTTCGCAACTCAATGTACTTGTTACGAGTGTGTTACAAACATCAGCTGGTCGTATGATTTTCGCCAAACGTAAATTATTAGAAAAAGCATTATAA
- a CDS encoding RNA polymerase sporulation sigma factor SigH, which translates to MEAGFVSVGDVTFRDLEDEAIVELVRKGNTDALEYLIHKYKNFVRAKSRSYFLVGADREDIVQEGMIGLFKAIRDYKEDKLSSFKAFAELCITRQIITAIKTATRQKHIPLNSYVSLDKPIYDEESDRTLLDVISEAKVTDPEEMIISQEEYTDIESKISELLSDLERKVLSLYLDGRSYQEISEQLNRHVKSIDNALQRVKRKLERYMEMRESTTLNS; encoded by the coding sequence GTGGAAGCAGGCTTCGTAAGTGTAGGCGACGTTACATTTCGTGATTTAGAGGATGAGGCAATCGTTGAATTAGTTCGAAAAGGTAATACTGACGCTCTAGAATATTTGATTCACAAATATAAGAACTTTGTTCGCGCGAAATCAAGATCTTATTTCTTAGTGGGTGCCGATCGAGAAGATATTGTGCAAGAAGGTATGATTGGATTGTTTAAAGCGATTCGTGATTATAAAGAGGACAAGCTGTCTTCATTCAAAGCATTTGCTGAACTGTGTATCACTCGACAAATTATTACCGCTATTAAAACAGCAACCAGGCAAAAACATATTCCGTTAAATTCATATGTGTCTTTAGATAAGCCGATTTATGATGAGGAATCTGATCGGACGTTATTAGATGTTATTTCGGAAGCGAAGGTAACTGATCCTGAAGAAATGATTATAAGTCAGGAAGAATATACAGACATAGAATCTAAAATATCTGAATTATTAAGCGATTTAGAAAGAAAAGTGCTTTCTTTATATCTAGACGGTCGTTCTTATCAAGAGATTTCGGAACAGTTAAATAGGCATGTGAAATCTATTGATAATGCTTTACAGAGGGTGAAGCGGAAATTGGAACGATATATGGAAATGAGAGAGAGTACCACTTTAAATTCATAA
- the rlmB gene encoding 23S rRNA (guanosine(2251)-2'-O)-methyltransferase RlmB, which translates to MSSEYIIGRNPVIEALRSGRDINKIWIAEGAAKGQVQIVLALAKENKIILQHAPKKKLDQLVEGNHQGVIAQVAAYQYAELEDLFKVAEKRNEDPFFLILDEIEDPHNLGSIMRTADATGAHGIIIPKRRAVGLTASVAKASTGAIEYIPVARVTNLSRTIDELKERGLWIAGTDAKGKTDYRNLDGKMPIGLVIGSEGKGMSRIIGEKCDFLITLPMVGKVTSLNASVAASLLMYEVYRKRNEIGK; encoded by the coding sequence ATGAGTAGTGAATATATTATCGGACGTAACCCTGTAATTGAAGCGTTACGATCAGGAAGAGATATTAATAAAATTTGGATTGCAGAAGGTGCTGCCAAAGGACAAGTACAAATTGTACTAGCACTAGCGAAAGAAAATAAGATTATTTTACAACATGCACCAAAAAAGAAGTTAGATCAATTAGTTGAGGGGAACCATCAAGGAGTAATTGCTCAAGTGGCTGCCTACCAATATGCTGAGCTAGAAGATCTATTCAAGGTAGCAGAGAAGCGTAATGAAGATCCGTTCTTCTTAATTTTAGATGAAATTGAAGACCCGCATAATCTAGGTTCTATTATGCGTACTGCTGATGCAACAGGAGCTCATGGAATTATTATTCCGAAAAGAAGAGCTGTGGGACTTACAGCATCAGTTGCGAAAGCATCTACTGGAGCAATTGAATATATTCCTGTTGCACGCGTAACGAATTTATCTCGTACAATTGATGAATTAAAAGAACGTGGACTTTGGATTGCTGGTACAGATGCAAAAGGGAAAACGGATTACCGTAATTTAGATGGTAAAATGCCAATTGGATTAGTAATTGGAAGTGAAGGAAAAGGTATGAGTCGTATTATTGGTGAAAAATGTGATTTCCTAATCACTTTACCGATGGTTGGTAAAGTTACATCCTTAAATGCTTCAGTAGCCGCAAGTTTGTTAATGTATGAGGTATATCGTAAACGTAATGAAATTGGTAAATAA
- the disA gene encoding DNA integrity scanning diadenylate cyclase DisA: MEENKQRVKSMINILQLVAPGTPLREGIDNVLRAQTGGLIVLGYNEQIKSIVDGGFHINCAFSPASLYELAKMDGALILNETGSKILIANAQLVPEASIDSIETGMRHRTAERVAKQTGSLVVAISQRRNVITLYQGNLRYTLKDIGVILTKANQAIQTLEKYKAVWNDGITNLGILEFEEVVTMSEVVHVLHSVEMVLRIKNEILSYIHELGTEGRLIRLQLTELLADLEAEAALLIKDYHQEKTQDHHQILKRLQELANTQLLEDSDLVKLLGYPGQTSLEESVTPRGYRITSKISRVPPLIIENLINRFKTLQGVCRATINELDDVEGIGEVRAKKIREGLKRIQEHLYMSRHN, encoded by the coding sequence ATGGAAGAAAACAAGCAACGTGTCAAAAGTATGATTAATATTTTACAGCTCGTGGCTCCGGGAACACCACTGCGCGAAGGGATAGATAATGTGCTTCGCGCACAAACAGGGGGATTAATTGTTCTTGGATATAACGAGCAGATTAAAAGTATTGTTGATGGAGGTTTTCATATTAATTGTGCATTCTCTCCTGCTAGTTTATACGAGTTAGCAAAAATGGACGGGGCGCTTATTTTAAATGAAACGGGAAGTAAAATTTTAATTGCGAACGCACAATTAGTTCCAGAGGCATCTATTGATTCTATTGAAACGGGAATGCGTCACCGAACGGCAGAGCGTGTAGCAAAGCAGACAGGTAGCCTTGTTGTGGCTATTTCACAAAGACGTAACGTAATTACACTATATCAAGGGAATTTACGTTATACACTAAAAGATATAGGTGTTATTTTAACAAAGGCAAATCAAGCTATTCAAACGTTAGAAAAATATAAAGCCGTATGGAATGATGGGATTACGAATTTGGGTATTCTAGAATTTGAAGAGGTTGTTACAATGTCCGAGGTGGTTCATGTTTTACATAGTGTTGAAATGGTACTACGTATTAAAAATGAAATATTGAGCTATATTCATGAACTAGGAACAGAAGGTAGGTTAATTCGTTTACAACTTACTGAACTACTAGCTGATTTAGAAGCAGAAGCAGCGCTATTAATAAAGGATTACCATCAAGAAAAAACACAAGACCATCATCAAATTTTGAAAAGGTTACAAGAACTTGCAAATACACAACTTCTAGAGGATAGTGATTTAGTTAAATTACTTGGATATCCAGGACAAACGAGTTTAGAAGAAAGTGTGACACCGAGAGGATACCGAATCACCAGCAAAATTTCACGTGTTCCACCACTTATCATTGAAAATTTAATTAACAGATTTAAAACTTTGCAAGGTGTTTGTCGGGCAACTATTAATGAATTAGATGATGTGGAAGGAATTGGGGAAGTCAGGGCGAAGAAAATACGAGAAGGCCTAAAAAGAATTCAAGAGCATCTCTATATGAGTAGACACAATTAA